One window of Dechloromonas sp. ZY10 genomic DNA carries:
- a CDS encoding HD domain-containing phosphohydrolase: protein MDKIPNQNARILVVDDEPANLKLLDKMLRGQGYTQVVLIQSPLQVLEKYREVPPDLILLDINMPEMDGFAVMQQLHALQDPLAPPIVILTAQHGQAYLLRALAEGARDFITKPFDRVELLMRVRNLLEAQQGKRLLHQQNVVLEEMVRVRTEALNSTRLQVIRRLGQAAEYRDNETGYHILRMSQISALIARALGWDEAACDLMLNASPMHDIGKIGIPDAVLLKPGKLDPHEWAVMQTHATIGGRLLDGDDSELLRTAREIALSHHEKWDGSGYPEGLAGEAIPLSGRIVAVADVFDALTSARPYKQAWPVAEAVAHIEHQSGKHFDPAVVSAFLQVLPEIIEIRDRYVEQVEHFL from the coding sequence ATGGATAAGATACCCAATCAGAATGCGCGGATTCTCGTTGTCGACGACGAACCGGCCAACCTCAAATTACTGGATAAAATGCTCCGGGGGCAGGGGTATACGCAGGTTGTACTGATACAGTCACCCTTGCAGGTGCTTGAAAAATATCGAGAAGTACCTCCTGACCTGATCCTGCTCGACATCAACATGCCCGAGATGGACGGTTTTGCCGTGATGCAGCAATTGCATGCATTGCAGGATCCGTTGGCGCCGCCAATCGTGATCCTCACGGCGCAGCATGGTCAGGCCTACCTGCTGCGAGCCCTGGCCGAAGGGGCGCGTGACTTCATCACCAAGCCGTTTGACCGGGTTGAATTGCTGATGCGAGTCCGCAACCTACTCGAAGCGCAGCAGGGCAAGCGTTTGCTGCACCAGCAGAACGTGGTGCTGGAGGAAATGGTCCGGGTCCGTACCGAGGCACTTAATTCGACCCGCTTGCAGGTGATTCGCCGGCTTGGCCAAGCGGCCGAATACCGCGATAACGAAACCGGCTATCACATTCTGAGGATGAGCCAGATTTCGGCATTAATTGCCCGAGCCCTCGGCTGGGATGAGGCTGCTTGCGATTTGATGCTGAATGCCAGTCCGATGCACGATATCGGCAAGATCGGAATTCCCGATGCGGTACTGCTCAAACCCGGCAAGCTCGACCCGCACGAGTGGGCGGTAATGCAGACGCACGCAACGATCGGTGGGCGCCTGCTCGATGGTGACGACTCCGAATTGTTGCGTACTGCTCGCGAAATCGCCCTCAGTCATCATGAAAAATGGGATGGCAGCGGCTACCCGGAGGGACTGGCCGGCGAAGCGATTCCGTTGTCCGGACGGATCGTCGCGGTGGCCGATGTGTTCGATGCGCTGACCTCGGCGAGGCCCTATAAGCAAGCGTGGCCGGTTGCCGAAGCGGTGGCCCATATCGAGCATCAGTCCGGAAAGCATTTCGATCCGGCAGTAGTAAGTGCATTCCTGCAGGTCCTCCCGGAAATTATTGAAATCCGTGATCGCTATGTCGAGCAGGTCGAACACTTTCTTTAA
- a CDS encoding ATP-binding protein, with protein sequence MTFRLRHLLVFSISLLLFLSIFMVVLVGQHLQQESLEAHSQERTEMAVVQASQRLSQGVLERFLDLDVVVRRLVENGQVGPESIQELFDQIQTRYQGYAWLGLTDHRGRVLAASRGYLLGADVAARPWFVHGARGAYLSDVHPALLLADVLPKGPDGLPPRLIDMAVPLLANGEVKGVLASHLNWEWVVGLLGEFEQNSLRGVKREILLLTREGRVLHGPTGVQGQLFSGLPTLAYEDSGPRYWSDGQWRNAAILIQGNEYFSPPGWVLLVRESRGDLLGLGETMRNRFWWAVVPILLAFLGLVGLLGRYLARPIEMISTAMRNDSVIPEVSGWAEVNELRNSLVHMTGRLMQQKDLVESEVRARMAEFDHLLQALNNHTLVTMADARGDITYCNDLFCEVSGYRRDEVLGQNHRIVKSGVHPEAFYQEMWQTLKAGRTWSGILANRHKDGHLYWVKSVIAPGSQDSGSPHAYVSVRTDITELMEMQQSLQRLNRDLLRQGTLLTLLSKITATANEAFDRKDALFRCLEEICRFMNWRIGHAYELVESAAGEARLRTLDVWFTADEEKYRAFIARSCELEYQPGQGLPGLVWLQQAPVFTWLSQWNERTSRRYREAIAAGFNSGLAIPVFAGHQILGVIEFFSDGGSEVDDEFLDTLRNVGQQLGFVFQRHDQAVLLNQAVSEANRANQAKSDFLSSMSHELRTPMNAIIGFAQMLELDGDLTADQRDNVGEILRAGRHLLHLINEVLDLARIESGRLELSLEPVALASLVNECVQLTMPLAGKRSIALHCSALPGAFARGDALRLKQVLLNLLSNAIKYNRDAGAVHVSGQVTASGMFRIAVSDTGSGIPAGKISELFQPFQRLVGAHSKVEGTGIGLTICKRLIEEMRGQVGVDSVVGEGSTFWFEVPLASEQAIMPTDAPHDSLLLAEDGDVELAGQLYVLCVDDNPANLKFLERLLERRKGVRVALAGTPGEGIELAMAECPDLILLDINMPEMDGYQVLQILRANASTAGACIVAATANAMNSEVERGRHAGFDDYLTKPLDVQQVYALIDRLSERKLLSV encoded by the coding sequence ATGACTTTTCGCTTGCGTCACCTGCTGGTCTTCTCGATCTCACTGTTGCTTTTTCTGTCCATCTTCATGGTGGTTCTGGTCGGACAGCATTTACAGCAAGAGTCGCTGGAGGCACATTCGCAGGAGCGTACCGAGATGGCTGTTGTCCAGGCCTCGCAGCGCCTGAGCCAAGGAGTGCTGGAACGCTTTCTCGATCTCGATGTGGTGGTACGCCGCTTGGTCGAGAACGGTCAGGTTGGGCCTGAGAGCATTCAGGAATTGTTTGACCAGATTCAGACCCGCTACCAGGGGTATGCCTGGCTGGGGCTGACTGACCATCGTGGGCGGGTACTGGCTGCTAGTCGTGGGTATCTCCTGGGGGCAGATGTAGCAGCCCGTCCTTGGTTCGTGCATGGTGCACGCGGGGCTTACCTTAGCGATGTCCATCCTGCGTTGTTGCTTGCCGATGTCTTGCCCAAGGGGCCGGATGGTTTGCCGCCAAGATTGATCGACATGGCCGTGCCCCTATTAGCAAACGGCGAGGTAAAAGGTGTTCTCGCCTCGCATCTCAACTGGGAGTGGGTGGTTGGGCTGCTCGGTGAGTTCGAGCAAAACAGCTTGCGCGGGGTCAAACGTGAAATCCTGTTGCTGACCCGTGAGGGGCGGGTTTTGCATGGACCTACCGGGGTGCAGGGCCAACTTTTTTCTGGCCTGCCGACGTTGGCTTATGAGGATAGTGGTCCGCGTTACTGGTCGGATGGTCAGTGGCGCAATGCTGCGATTCTGATTCAGGGGAATGAGTACTTCAGTCCGCCAGGTTGGGTATTGCTGGTTCGTGAGAGTCGGGGCGATTTGCTTGGGCTGGGCGAAACCATGCGCAATCGCTTCTGGTGGGCAGTAGTGCCAATCCTTCTCGCCTTTCTGGGGCTGGTTGGCCTGCTCGGGCGCTATCTTGCACGGCCGATCGAGATGATCAGTACTGCCATGCGTAATGACTCGGTCATTCCGGAGGTGTCCGGTTGGGCTGAAGTCAATGAATTGCGCAACAGCTTGGTGCACATGACCGGCCGCTTGATGCAGCAGAAGGACTTGGTTGAATCCGAGGTGCGAGCCAGAATGGCAGAGTTCGATCACCTCCTGCAGGCCTTGAATAACCACACTTTGGTAACGATGGCCGATGCTCGGGGCGACATCACCTATTGCAATGACCTGTTTTGCGAAGTCAGTGGTTATCGTCGCGATGAGGTTCTTGGCCAGAACCACCGCATCGTCAAATCCGGCGTTCATCCCGAAGCCTTTTATCAGGAAATGTGGCAAACCCTCAAGGCCGGGCGTACTTGGTCGGGGATTCTTGCCAACCGCCATAAAGACGGCCACCTCTATTGGGTCAAGAGTGTGATCGCTCCCGGTAGTCAGGATTCAGGTTCTCCGCATGCTTACGTTTCGGTCCGAACCGACATCACTGAACTGATGGAAATGCAGCAGTCGCTGCAGCGTCTGAACCGGGATTTGTTGCGGCAAGGAACCTTGCTGACCTTGCTGAGCAAGATCACGGCCACGGCTAATGAGGCATTTGATCGCAAGGATGCTTTGTTTCGGTGTCTTGAGGAAATTTGCCGATTTATGAACTGGCGCATCGGTCATGCCTATGAACTGGTTGAAAGCGCTGCAGGTGAAGCGCGCTTACGCACCCTTGATGTGTGGTTTACTGCCGACGAAGAAAAGTACCGTGCTTTCATCGCTCGTTCTTGCGAACTGGAATATCAGCCTGGCCAAGGGTTGCCTGGGTTGGTCTGGTTGCAGCAGGCGCCCGTGTTTACCTGGCTCAGCCAGTGGAACGAACGGACTTCGCGTCGTTACCGTGAGGCAATTGCCGCGGGCTTTAACAGCGGCTTGGCGATTCCGGTGTTTGCCGGCCATCAGATCCTTGGTGTGATTGAGTTTTTCAGCGATGGTGGCAGCGAGGTTGATGATGAATTTCTCGACACCTTGCGTAATGTTGGGCAACAACTGGGTTTTGTCTTCCAGCGGCATGATCAGGCTGTGCTTTTGAATCAAGCCGTCAGTGAAGCCAACCGGGCCAATCAGGCCAAGTCGGATTTCCTGTCGAGCATGAGTCACGAATTGCGCACGCCGATGAATGCGATCATTGGTTTTGCCCAGATGCTGGAACTGGATGGCGATCTGACTGCTGATCAGCGTGACAACGTCGGTGAAATACTGCGCGCGGGACGGCACCTGTTGCATCTGATCAACGAGGTTCTCGATTTGGCCAGGATCGAGTCCGGCAGGCTGGAATTGTCACTGGAGCCGGTAGCGCTTGCATCTCTGGTCAACGAGTGTGTGCAACTAACGATGCCGCTGGCCGGCAAGCGCAGCATTGCGCTGCACTGCTCAGCCTTGCCGGGCGCGTTTGCCCGGGGGGATGCGCTACGTTTGAAGCAGGTGTTGCTCAATCTGCTCAGCAACGCAATCAAGTACAACCGCGATGCAGGAGCGGTGCACGTCAGCGGACAGGTAACGGCAAGCGGAATGTTCCGGATTGCGGTCAGCGATACCGGAAGCGGAATTCCAGCCGGGAAAATCAGCGAACTGTTCCAGCCGTTCCAGCGCTTGGTCGGTGCCCACAGCAAGGTCGAAGGTACTGGTATCGGATTGACCATCTGCAAGCGTCTGATTGAGGAAATGCGCGGCCAGGTTGGTGTTGACAGCGTAGTCGGCGAGGGTTCGACTTTCTGGTTTGAGGTACCTCTGGCGAGCGAGCAGGCGATCATGCCGACCGACGCGCCGCACGATAGTTTGTTATTGGCAGAGGATGGCGATGTCGAGTTGGCCGGGCAGTTGTATGTGCTCTGCGTCGATGATAATCCGGCCAATCTAAAGTTCCTGGAGCGCTTGCTGGAGCGGCGCAAAGGGGTCCGTGTGGCTCTGGCTGGAACGCCGGGCGAAGGGATTGAGTTGGCCATGGCCGAGTGTCCCGACTTGATTCTGCTCGACATCAACATGCCCGAGATGGATGGGTATCAGGTATTGCAGATTTTGCGTGCCAACGCTTCTACCGCCGGTGCCTGCATTGTCGCAGCGACGGCGAACGCGATGAACAGCGAGGTCGAGCGTGGACGGCATGCCGGGTTTGATGATTACTTGACCAAGCCGCTCGATGTGCAGCAGGTCTATGCGCTGATTGATCGCCTGAGCGAGCGCAAACTGCTCTCCGTCTGA
- a CDS encoding sirohydrochlorin chelatase, with amino-acid sequence MTTAVILFAHGARDPEWARPLRQVQAALSEAQPAIHYALCFLEFMQPDLQQAAAECIAAGASRIVVVPLFIAQGGHLKRELPEMLAQLRSAWPQAEFALTGPVGEHALVIQAMARAVREMAGT; translated from the coding sequence ATGACTACCGCCGTCATCCTCTTTGCCCATGGCGCTCGCGATCCCGAATGGGCCCGCCCCTTGCGTCAGGTACAGGCTGCGCTCAGTGAGGCGCAGCCCGCGATTCACTATGCCCTGTGTTTTCTTGAGTTCATGCAGCCCGACCTGCAACAGGCTGCTGCCGAGTGCATCGCTGCCGGAGCCAGCCGGATTGTTGTCGTGCCGCTGTTTATTGCCCAGGGAGGGCATCTGAAGCGAGAGTTGCCGGAAATGCTGGCGCAGTTGCGGAGCGCCTGGCCGCAGGCCGAATTCGCCTTGACCGGACCAGTTGGCGAACATGCGCTGGTGATTCAGGCGATGGCCCGAGCTGTGCGGGAGATGGCTGGCACGTAG
- a CDS encoding ANTAR domain-containing response regulator, whose translation MLTVLVIDESRSRAGEICAGLALAGYQVAAILAGADNLAQEVERLQPDVILIDSDSPSRDTLEHLATMHRDMPRPVVMFTHEDGQETIRDAVKAGVSAYIVDGLDPKRIKPIVEVARARFEESLALRRELEAMSRKLSDRKLVEQAKGILMKARGLDEDAAYHAMRRLAMERGQTLVKVAGDVIEMAKMLL comes from the coding sequence ATGCTTACCGTACTCGTCATCGATGAATCCCGCAGCCGGGCAGGCGAAATCTGTGCCGGACTGGCGCTTGCCGGGTATCAGGTCGCCGCTATCCTGGCCGGCGCGGACAACCTTGCGCAGGAAGTCGAACGACTGCAGCCGGACGTGATCCTGATCGACAGCGATAGCCCCAGTCGCGACACGCTCGAACATCTGGCAACGATGCACCGCGATATGCCGCGCCCGGTGGTGATGTTTACCCATGAAGACGGCCAGGAAACCATCCGCGATGCAGTCAAGGCCGGGGTTTCGGCCTATATCGTCGATGGTCTTGACCCGAAACGGATCAAACCCATCGTCGAGGTGGCGCGGGCGCGCTTTGAGGAGTCGCTGGCATTACGCCGGGAACTTGAGGCGATGTCGCGCAAGCTGTCCGATCGCAAACTGGTCGAACAAGCCAAGGGCATCCTGATGAAGGCACGTGGGCTCGACGAGGATGCGGCATATCACGCGATGCGGCGACTGGCGATGGAGCGTGGCCAGACGCTGGTCAAAGTGGCCGGCGACGTGATTGAAATGGCAAAAATGTTGCTGTGA
- a CDS encoding methyl-accepting chemotaxis protein, whose amino-acid sequence MPPTPASASIRQRLLWLIALPLLALILCAGYLLLTAHNKLRNAENTAQVLRLSLAAGDLIHRLQSERGATAGFIQSGGKKFSDTLPGLRDQTNQMRGNWQLRSGELALASMPALETAVGEANAQLERLAELRRRADGQAIAASESTAYFVNTIAALVNAMNAVADYNSDAAIGKQATAYIAFVRGKENAGQERALSTPVFVADKVEPAQLRSITERIGRQEAYFNMFLGLASPEQARTFRELADTAASREVARMRAVMSERAHNGGFEVDPGHWFKSISDKIDALHNLEKQLAESIRAAAAGEVAADQRMLWSTGGLTLLAVALSILIALLLGRGISRPLSAMVEAAEYAVNHNDFTRQVPALGAAEVIRTAEAFNRLSEKFREILSETASSSTQIATSAKHLASSAGEITHSASLSADSAASAAAAMEQISVSVSETASSAGTVSNLVSHSGKETRIALQVMANAVHNIDRIGALIGHSTEQVSALEQSSEQIGGIILVIKEIAEQTNLLALNAAIEAARAGEAGRGFAVVADEVRKLAERTATSTGEITGLVAGIREQIATATASMHAADSESAKNRALVAESEAALHGIGDGSTQVVEHVQGIADAVREQDGAIQQVAGNIEQIAQMTDESRRAALANGETAHSLEALAARLQEAVARYRI is encoded by the coding sequence ATGCCCCCAACCCCTGCTTCTGCCTCAATCCGCCAGCGCTTACTGTGGCTGATCGCACTTCCCTTGCTGGCACTGATCCTGTGCGCCGGCTACCTGCTGCTGACAGCGCACAACAAATTGCGGAATGCTGAAAATACCGCTCAGGTTTTACGCCTGTCGCTAGCCGCAGGCGACCTGATCCATCGCTTGCAGAGCGAGCGCGGCGCGACGGCGGGCTTCATCCAGTCGGGTGGCAAGAAGTTTAGCGATACCTTGCCTGGCCTGCGCGACCAGACCAACCAGATGCGCGGCAACTGGCAACTGCGCAGCGGTGAGTTGGCGCTCGCAAGCATGCCCGCTCTCGAGACAGCCGTCGGCGAAGCCAACGCCCAGCTCGAACGACTTGCTGAACTCCGGCGGCGGGCAGATGGGCAGGCGATTGCAGCAAGCGAATCGACGGCCTATTTCGTTAACACCATTGCCGCACTGGTCAATGCGATGAACGCAGTCGCCGACTACAACAGCGATGCAGCCATCGGCAAACAGGCCACGGCCTATATCGCTTTTGTCCGCGGCAAGGAGAACGCCGGCCAGGAGCGCGCCCTGAGCACGCCGGTTTTTGTCGCCGACAAGGTCGAACCCGCGCAACTGCGCTCGATCACCGAACGGATCGGTCGCCAGGAAGCCTATTTCAACATGTTCCTCGGTCTCGCCAGTCCCGAACAGGCGCGTACTTTCCGCGAGTTGGCAGATACCGCAGCCAGCCGCGAAGTCGCGCGCATGCGCGCGGTAATGAGCGAGCGGGCTCACAACGGAGGCTTCGAGGTCGATCCCGGTCACTGGTTCAAATCGATCAGCGACAAGATCGACGCCTTGCATAATCTGGAAAAGCAACTTGCCGAAAGCATCCGTGCTGCTGCGGCAGGCGAAGTTGCTGCCGACCAGCGGATGCTCTGGAGCACCGGCGGCTTGACTCTGCTTGCGGTTGCGCTAAGCATCCTGATCGCCCTGCTGCTTGGGCGAGGCATCAGCCGGCCTCTGTCGGCAATGGTGGAAGCCGCAGAATACGCAGTCAACCACAACGACTTCACCCGCCAGGTACCAGCCCTGGGCGCGGCCGAGGTAATCCGCACCGCCGAAGCCTTCAATCGCCTGAGCGAAAAATTCCGTGAAATCCTGTCGGAAACCGCCAGTTCGAGCACCCAGATCGCCACTTCGGCCAAGCACCTGGCCAGTTCGGCAGGTGAAATCACTCATAGCGCATCACTGTCAGCCGACTCTGCTGCCAGCGCAGCAGCTGCAATGGAACAGATTTCGGTCAGCGTCAGCGAAACCGCCAGCAGCGCTGGCACGGTCAGCAACCTGGTCAGTCACTCCGGCAAGGAAACCCGGATCGCCCTGCAAGTCATGGCAAACGCCGTACACAACATCGACCGGATCGGCGCCCTGATTGGCCACTCGACGGAACAGGTCAGCGCACTGGAGCAAAGTTCCGAGCAAATCGGCGGCATCATTCTGGTGATCAAGGAAATTGCCGAACAGACCAATCTGCTGGCGCTCAATGCCGCCATCGAGGCTGCTCGCGCCGGCGAAGCTGGCCGTGGCTTTGCCGTAGTTGCTGACGAAGTCCGCAAACTGGCCGAGCGTACCGCTACCTCGACCGGAGAAATTACCGGGCTGGTGGCCGGAATCCGCGAACAGATCGCAACTGCAACCGCATCGATGCACGCAGCAGATAGTGAGTCGGCCAAAAACCGGGCTCTGGTTGCCGAATCTGAAGCGGCATTGCACGGCATCGGCGACGGTTCGACGCAAGTGGTCGAACATGTGCAAGGGATCGCCGACGCGGTTCGCGAACAGGACGGTGCTATCCAGCAAGTCGCCGGCAATATCGAGCAAATCGCCCAGATGACCGACGAAAGCCGTCGGGCAGCACTGGCCAACGGTGAAACCGCGCACAGCCTGGAGGCCTTGGCAGCCCGCTTGCAAGAAGCTGTTGCCCGCTACCGGATTTAG
- a CDS encoding CmpA/NrtA family ABC transporter substrate-binding protein produces MSMVPPGVRSAAWAAGSDAPEKKEVRIGFIPLTDCASVVMAAVNKFDEKYGIKIIPTKEASWASVRDKLVNGELDAAHVLYGLIYGVQLGIGGPKKDMNVLMSLNNNGQAITLSSQLKEKGATDGSSLAKLVAKKEREYTFAQTFPTGTHAMWLYYWLAAQGINPLKDVKTITVPPPQMVANMRVGNMDGFCVGEPWNNRAIIDGIGFTAATTQDIWTDHPEKVLGTTAEWVQKNPNTARAVVAAILDAGKWIDASLANKQKTAETIASKAYVNTDTEVIVARMLGRYQNGLGKSWDDKNHMKFFNDGAVNFPYLSDGMWFMTQHKRWGLLKDHPNYLEVARKVNRIDIYKQGASAAGVTLPKGEMRSSKLIDGVVWDGKDPAKYADGFKVKG; encoded by the coding sequence ATGAGCATGGTTCCGCCCGGTGTCCGCAGCGCGGCGTGGGCCGCCGGGTCGGATGCCCCCGAAAAGAAGGAAGTCCGGATCGGCTTCATTCCGCTGACTGACTGTGCCTCGGTGGTGATGGCCGCAGTCAACAAGTTCGACGAGAAGTACGGGATCAAGATCATCCCGACCAAAGAGGCCTCCTGGGCTTCGGTCCGGGACAAGCTGGTCAATGGCGAGCTGGATGCCGCCCATGTGCTTTATGGGCTGATCTACGGCGTGCAGTTGGGCATCGGTGGTCCGAAGAAGGACATGAATGTGCTGATGAGTCTGAATAACAATGGCCAGGCGATCACGCTGTCTAGCCAGCTCAAGGAAAAGGGGGCCACCGACGGCAGCAGCCTGGCCAAGCTGGTGGCCAAGAAGGAGCGTGAATACACCTTCGCCCAGACCTTTCCTACCGGCACCCATGCGATGTGGCTGTATTACTGGCTGGCGGCGCAGGGGATCAATCCCCTGAAGGATGTCAAGACCATCACGGTGCCGCCGCCGCAAATGGTCGCCAACATGCGGGTTGGCAACATGGACGGTTTCTGTGTCGGCGAGCCTTGGAACAACCGCGCGATCATCGACGGGATCGGTTTTACTGCAGCCACGACGCAGGATATCTGGACTGATCATCCGGAAAAGGTGCTTGGCACCACTGCGGAGTGGGTGCAGAAGAACCCGAACACGGCACGTGCCGTGGTCGCTGCGATTCTCGACGCCGGCAAGTGGATCGATGCCTCGCTGGCGAACAAGCAGAAAACCGCTGAAACCATCGCCAGCAAGGCTTACGTCAACACCGATACCGAAGTGATCGTCGCCCGCATGCTCGGTCGCTATCAGAACGGCCTGGGCAAGAGTTGGGACGACAAGAACCACATGAAGTTTTTCAACGACGGCGCGGTGAACTTCCCTTACCTCAGCGACGGGATGTGGTTCATGACTCAGCACAAGCGCTGGGGGTTGCTCAAGGATCACCCGAACTATCTGGAGGTCGCCAGGAAGGTGAATCGTATCGACATCTACAAGCAGGGGGCCAGTGCTGCCGGCGTGACGTTGCCCAAGGGAGAGATGCGCAGCAGCAAACTGATCGATGGCGTGGTTTGGGATGGCAAGGATCCTGCCAAGTACGCCGATGGTTTCAAGGTCAAGGGCTAA
- the ntrB gene encoding nitrate ABC transporter permease encodes MSATTMDGGFCPDKAVDREPAAGVPGNSVIHEQAKDKAMEKTIAVTSGIPFSERLGARLRGILPPAIGLLVLLGIWHVATFKGGSIPGPAQVWQAAVALFSDPFYRNGPNDQGIGWNVLSSLQRVGIGFGLAALIGIPLGFILGRFPFLSAMINPLISLLRPVSPLAWLPIGLLVFKKADPAATWTIFICSIWPMIMNTAQGVQRVPQDYLNVARVLALSEWKVVTKILFPAVLPYMLTGIRLSIGTAWLVIVAAEMLTGGVGIGFWVWDEWNNLKVEHIIIAIFVIGIVGLILEQALILIAKKLTKESAGS; translated from the coding sequence ATGAGTGCAACGACGATGGATGGTGGTTTTTGCCCGGACAAGGCAGTTGACCGTGAACCGGCAGCAGGTGTGCCGGGGAACAGTGTGATTCACGAACAGGCCAAGGATAAAGCCATGGAAAAGACGATTGCGGTGACCTCGGGCATCCCCTTCAGTGAGCGCCTGGGCGCTCGGTTACGCGGCATCCTGCCGCCGGCGATCGGCCTCCTGGTTTTGCTCGGTATCTGGCATGTTGCGACCTTCAAGGGCGGTAGCATTCCCGGCCCGGCACAAGTCTGGCAGGCAGCGGTTGCCTTGTTTTCTGATCCTTTCTACCGCAATGGTCCGAACGATCAAGGGATTGGCTGGAATGTGCTGTCTTCGTTGCAGCGGGTTGGGATCGGTTTTGGCCTGGCGGCCCTGATCGGGATTCCGCTGGGTTTCATCCTCGGGCGCTTTCCCTTTCTGTCGGCGATGATCAATCCACTGATCAGCCTGCTACGTCCGGTATCTCCGTTGGCCTGGTTGCCGATCGGCCTGCTGGTGTTCAAGAAGGCCGATCCGGCGGCGACCTGGACCATCTTCATCTGCTCGATCTGGCCGATGATCATGAACACCGCGCAGGGGGTGCAGAGGGTGCCGCAGGACTATCTCAACGTCGCCCGGGTGCTGGCGCTGTCCGAATGGAAAGTGGTAACCAAGATCCTGTTTCCCGCCGTCTTGCCCTACATGCTGACCGGGATCCGTTTGTCGATCGGCACGGCCTGGCTGGTGATCGTTGCAGCCGAAATGCTGACCGGCGGTGTCGGGATTGGTTTCTGGGTCTGGGATGAGTGGAACAACCTGAAAGTTGAGCACATCATCATCGCGATTTTCGTGATCGGCATTGTCGGCCTGATTCTCGAACAGGCCCTGATCCTGATCGCCAAAAAGCTGACCAAGGAATCGGCAGGAAGCTAA
- a CDS encoding ABC transporter ATP-binding protein, which produces MEKFVSIERVGQTFETKKGKFVALREVDLNIRKGEFIALIGHSGCGKSTLLNLIAGLTRPTSGVLLCDGREIAGPGPERAVVFQNHSLLPWLTCFENIYLAVERVFSQKEGKPKLKARTQAAIELVGLAHAAQKYPHEISGGMKQRVGIARALSMEPKVLLMDEPFGALDALTRAKLQDELMKICEATQATTVMVTHDVDEAVLLADRIVMLTNGPAATIGEILTVNLPRPRNRLTLAHDPAYIECRAAVLEFLYEKQAHVEKAA; this is translated from the coding sequence ATGGAAAAATTTGTCAGCATTGAACGTGTCGGACAGACCTTCGAAACCAAGAAGGGCAAGTTTGTCGCCTTGCGCGAGGTCGATCTGAATATCCGTAAAGGTGAGTTCATCGCCCTGATCGGGCACTCCGGTTGCGGCAAGTCAACCTTGCTCAACCTGATCGCCGGTCTGACCCGGCCGACTTCCGGTGTGCTGCTCTGCGATGGGCGGGAGATTGCGGGGCCCGGGCCTGAGCGGGCGGTGGTGTTCCAGAACCACAGCCTGCTACCCTGGCTGACCTGTTTTGAAAATATCTATCTGGCGGTTGAGCGGGTCTTTTCGCAGAAGGAGGGCAAGCCCAAGCTCAAGGCGCGCACGCAGGCCGCCATCGAGTTGGTCGGGCTGGCGCACGCAGCGCAGAAATATCCGCACGAAATCTCCGGTGGCATGAAGCAGCGCGTGGGGATTGCCCGGGCTTTGTCGATGGAGCCCAAGGTGTTGTTGATGGACGAACCGTTCGGTGCGCTCGATGCCTTGACTCGTGCCAAGTTGCAGGACGAATTGATGAAAATCTGCGAGGCGACCCAGGCGACGACGGTGATGGTGACTCACGATGTAGATGAGGCAGTGTTGCTGGCCGACCGTATCGTGATGCTGACCAACGGGCCAGCCGCGACCATTGGCGAGATTCTCACGGTCAACCTGCCGCGCCCGCGGAATCGCCTGACCCTGGCGCACGATCCGGCTTACATCGAATGTCGGGCTGCCGTCCTCGAGTTCCTTTACGAAAAGCAGGCACACGTCGAAAAAGCTGCTTGA